In Streptomyces sp. NBC_00306, a single genomic region encodes these proteins:
- the meaB gene encoding methylmalonyl Co-A mutase-associated GTPase MeaB yields MPPTIDIDSYVKGVREGSRAYIARAVTLVESTRADHRTLAQQLLTELLPYAGSARRVGISGVPGVGKSTFIDALGTLLTGLGHRVAVLAVDPSSSRTGGSILGDKTRMERLSTDPAAFVRPSPTSGTLGGVAKATRETMIVMEAAGYDVVLVETVGVGQSETAVANMVDTFLLLTLARTGDQLQGIKKGVLELADVITVNKADGPHERDARSAARELAGALRLMHPADAAWTPPVLSCSAREGTGLDTVWERVEQHRSLLDSTGRLAAKRRSQQIDWAWTMVHDGLRDRLRAHPEVRALAPDLEQQVREGQLTATLAAERILDAFWKPQA; encoded by the coding sequence ATGCCACCGACGATCGACATCGACAGTTACGTCAAGGGCGTACGTGAGGGGTCGCGCGCGTACATCGCGCGCGCCGTCACGCTCGTGGAGTCCACCCGCGCCGATCACCGGACGCTGGCGCAGCAGTTGCTCACCGAGCTGTTGCCGTACGCCGGTTCGGCCCGGCGGGTGGGGATCAGCGGGGTGCCCGGGGTCGGAAAGTCCACCTTCATCGACGCGCTCGGGACGCTGCTGACCGGGCTCGGCCACCGGGTCGCGGTCCTCGCCGTCGATCCGTCGTCCAGCCGTACGGGCGGCTCCATCCTCGGCGACAAGACGCGGATGGAGCGGCTGTCGACGGACCCTGCGGCATTCGTCCGTCCCTCCCCCACCTCGGGCACGCTCGGCGGTGTCGCCAAGGCGACGCGCGAGACCATGATCGTGATGGAGGCGGCGGGCTACGACGTGGTGCTGGTCGAGACCGTCGGCGTGGGCCAGTCGGAGACGGCCGTGGCCAACATGGTGGACACCTTCCTGCTGCTCACCCTGGCCCGCACCGGCGACCAGCTCCAGGGCATCAAGAAGGGTGTGCTGGAGCTGGCCGACGTGATCACGGTGAACAAGGCCGACGGACCCCATGAGCGGGACGCCCGCTCCGCGGCACGTGAACTCGCGGGCGCCCTGCGGCTGATGCACCCCGCCGACGCGGCGTGGACTCCCCCGGTGCTGTCGTGCAGCGCACGGGAGGGCACGGGCCTGGACACGGTGTGGGAGCGGGTCGAGCAGCACCGCTCCCTGCTGGACTCGACGGGGCGCCTGGCGGCGAAGCGCCGTTCCCAGCAGATCGACTGGGCGTGGACGATGGTCCACGACGGGCTGCGCGACCGCCTGCGCGCGCATCCCGAGGTACGGGCACTCG